A window from Drosophila subobscura isolate 14011-0131.10 chromosome O, UCBerk_Dsub_1.0, whole genome shotgun sequence encodes these proteins:
- the LOC117897202 gene encoding repressed By RIM101 protein 1-like: protein MRIKTTIFAWAIVLLACLLRSSEAVTCTADPTVAGCTDCSTSPTDAECVAEAAAGGTTTVATPVATTVAPGGATTAATAGGAETTAATGGTATATTESSSSSATTSSSSTNSAAAAARRRRRIAARRRRRQRARRRRAARRRAARRNNRRG from the coding sequence ATGAGGATCAAGACAACCATCTTCGCCTGGGCCATCGTCCTGTTGGCCTGTCTGCTGAGGAGCAGTGAGGCAGTCACCTGTACCGCGGACCCCACAGTAGCTGGGTGCACTGACTGTTCCACCAGTCCCACCGATGCCGAGTGcgtggcagaagcagctgctggcggcacAACCACTGTGGCTACCCCAGTTGCCACAACTGTCGCTCCTGGGGGCGCCacaactgctgccactgccggaGGTGCTGAGACCACCGCAGCTACCGGTGGCACCGCGACCGCTAccacagagagcagcagcagcagcgccaccaccagcagcagcagcaccaacagcgctgccgccgccgcccggaggaggaggaggattgctgcacgtcgtcgtcgtcgccagagggcaaggaggaggagggcagcCAGG